In a genomic window of Dyadobacter fermentans DSM 18053:
- a CDS encoding glycosyltransferase family 4 protein, giving the protein MENDNLNMHILLIHQYFLEDNAGGGSRWNEMARIWAEEGHAVTVIAGDIHYMHETGAGVRRERFAVGVNGDGVTVIRCKLPRNYHIGLRGRYWGYVFFAMAAVYAGLRRAVSVYDCIIATSPPLFAGIPGLILSKWKRIPFVFEIRDLWPESAVEMGIVKNRMLIRLAVLFEKYLYRTAARIIVLTPAFREKLILTKGVEREKIVLIPNAADFRWSEQALASSAPVALRAKLGLEKKFVIIYVGAHGLANDLIQLLHAAALLRDTDAHFLMVGDGMQKQMLMDKVAALGLHNVSFLDPVPKEEIFHYIIMADAGVAVLKKAEVFKTIYSNKTFDYLSCKKPVLMAIDGISRILIEQAAAGLFAEPGNAANFADKVRVYMNDRALLRKHGENGYDFVRRNFDRGVLAKDLLKGLQKMRVSNCKTDRFVS; this is encoded by the coding sequence ATGGAAAACGACAACTTGAACATGCATATCCTGCTCATTCACCAATATTTTCTGGAAGACAATGCCGGCGGCGGCTCGCGGTGGAACGAGATGGCGCGGATCTGGGCCGAGGAGGGGCATGCCGTGACGGTGATCGCCGGGGATATCCATTATATGCACGAAACCGGGGCGGGAGTGAGGCGTGAGCGTTTCGCAGTCGGTGTGAATGGGGACGGCGTCACGGTCATTCGCTGCAAGTTGCCGCGAAATTATCATATCGGCTTGCGGGGACGGTATTGGGGCTATGTGTTTTTCGCGATGGCCGCCGTGTATGCCGGTCTGCGCAGGGCGGTTTCGGTATATGACTGCATTATAGCCACGTCGCCACCACTATTTGCAGGCATTCCGGGGCTGATTCTTTCTAAATGGAAGCGCATTCCGTTCGTTTTCGAGATCCGCGATTTATGGCCGGAGTCAGCCGTTGAAATGGGTATAGTCAAAAACCGGATGCTCATTCGGCTGGCAGTTTTATTTGAAAAATACCTCTACCGAACAGCCGCGCGGATCATCGTGCTGACGCCCGCCTTTCGCGAAAAGCTGATCCTGACGAAAGGGGTTGAGCGTGAAAAAATAGTGTTAATCCCTAACGCGGCAGACTTTCGATGGAGTGAACAGGCGCTGGCAAGCTCGGCCCCGGTCGCATTACGCGCAAAGCTTGGCCTCGAAAAGAAATTTGTGATTATTTACGTAGGCGCACATGGATTGGCGAACGATCTCATTCAACTCTTGCACGCCGCTGCATTGCTCCGCGATACGGATGCGCACTTTCTGATGGTGGGCGATGGCATGCAGAAGCAAATGCTGATGGACAAAGTGGCGGCATTGGGCCTGCATAATGTCTCATTTCTGGACCCGGTGCCTAAGGAGGAAATTTTCCATTACATTATCATGGCTGACGCCGGAGTAGCTGTTTTGAAGAAAGCAGAGGTTTTTAAAACCATTTACAGTAACAAAACATTTGACTACCTCTCCTGCAAAAAACCGGTGCTGATGGCGATCGACGGCATTTCGCGCATATTGATAGAACAAGCAGCGGCAGGGCTGTTCGCCGAGCCGGGCAATGCGGCAAACTTTGCGGATAAAGTGCGGGTTTATATGAACGACCGGGCGCTTTTGCGCAAACATGGTGAAAATGGCTATGACTTTGTCCGGCGGAATTTTGATCGCGGCGTGCTGGCGAAAGATTTGTTGAAAGGACTTCAAAAGATGCGCGTGAGCAATTGTAAAACAGACCGTTTCGTAAGCTGA
- a CDS encoding thioredoxin family protein has protein sequence MKNIAHLLPESVRNGAYTYSGYMQLMEQVVLENRTTGPKQSEELSHYTKLNLARMQRLNKKVTVSDSLKEVIEQIDIPQTWYILTEAWCGDAAQNIPPIVAASLANPLITVKLLLRDENLDLMGAYLTNGGKSIPKLIAVDEDFNELFTWGPRPAGAQMLLREYKANPVKPYSEFAEDIQRWYIADKNESLHRELQELLEAVAVDK, from the coding sequence ATGAAAAACATCGCACATTTGCTCCCCGAATCGGTTAGAAACGGGGCATATACATATTCCGGTTACATGCAGTTGATGGAACAGGTCGTTCTCGAAAACCGGACCACCGGACCCAAGCAGTCCGAAGAGCTCAGCCATTATACAAAGCTCAATCTGGCCAGAATGCAGCGGCTCAACAAAAAGGTTACTGTTAGCGATTCGTTGAAGGAAGTTATCGAACAGATAGACATCCCGCAAACCTGGTATATCCTTACCGAAGCCTGGTGTGGCGATGCGGCCCAGAATATCCCGCCGATAGTGGCGGCCTCGCTGGCCAACCCATTGATCACCGTTAAATTGCTGCTTCGCGACGAAAATCTGGACCTGATGGGCGCATATCTGACAAACGGAGGCAAATCTATCCCCAAGCTCATCGCGGTGGACGAGGATTTTAACGAGCTCTTCACCTGGGGGCCGCGCCCGGCGGGGGCTCAGATGCTCTTGCGGGAGTACAAAGCGAATCCGGTGAAGCCTTACAGTGAGTTTGCGGAGGATATCCAGCGCTGGTACATTGCGGATAAAAACGAGTCGCTGCACCGCGAATTGCAGGAGCTTTTGGAAGCAGTGGCCGTGGATAAGTAA